In one Deinococcus detaillensis genomic region, the following are encoded:
- a CDS encoding dipeptide/oligopeptide/nickel ABC transporter permease/ATP-binding protein, translated as MTAIPIVRLTPLAWLRAGPLGVIWRSPRATTGATIILVMLVLGLLAPLISSYDPSRGTFDPWIKPGVGHLLGTTALGQDIFTQLLYGARLTLLIGVASGVISTAIGTALGLSAAYYGGRTGEVINTITNVFLVLPGLPLLIIVSAFLRGGGIWAIILVISLTGWPWGARVLRSQALTLRNRDFIHAAVSTGESPARIIFKEMLPNLAGIIAANFFGTALYAVLSEAALSFIGIGDVSKVTWGTMLYWAQAKNALLQGAWWWVAAPGLGISILGMAFAFLNFGVDEISNPKSNQLGKATKVLRRKSVAKVVDASTLPLLSIQHLDAGYLTPSGPVRAVRDVSLDVAPGEFLGLAGESGCGKSTLAFAATRLLDAPGAVFGGEARLSGQDLLSLTPEELRRVRWKEYSLVFQASMNILNPVIKIREQVYDAMQAHGVHDKAKLEARARELFELVGIRPDYLDAFPHQLSGGMKQRVVIAIALALEPKLVVMDEPTTALDVVVQRQILQEINEVRRRLGISIIFITHDLSLLVEMSDRIAIMYAGEVVEEAPAQEIYTAAKHPYTQRLMTAFPPLSGQRERRGGIPGRPPSLAQDTPGCPFYERCTVHIPGTCDVKKPANVNLSKEGEPVHRVACFLHSPAIKPAMYDEEHALASD; from the coding sequence ATGACCGCGATTCCGATTGTTAGGCTGACGCCGCTGGCGTGGCTGCGGGCTGGCCCACTCGGTGTAATTTGGCGCTCACCGCGTGCCACCACTGGCGCGACCATCATCCTGGTGATGCTGGTGCTGGGGCTGCTGGCTCCACTCATCAGCAGCTACGACCCGAGTCGGGGCACCTTCGATCCGTGGATCAAGCCCGGCGTAGGCCACCTGCTCGGCACCACTGCGCTGGGCCAAGACATCTTTACCCAACTGCTCTACGGCGCTCGGCTGACACTGCTGATCGGCGTCGCGTCGGGGGTCATCTCCACGGCCATCGGCACGGCGCTGGGGCTGAGCGCCGCGTATTACGGGGGCCGCACAGGTGAGGTCATCAACACCATCACCAACGTCTTTTTGGTGTTGCCGGGGCTGCCACTGCTGATTATCGTCAGCGCTTTTTTGCGCGGCGGGGGCATCTGGGCCATTATTTTGGTCATCTCGCTGACCGGCTGGCCCTGGGGAGCGCGGGTGCTGAGATCGCAGGCACTGACGCTGCGCAACCGCGACTTTATTCACGCCGCCGTGTCGACTGGCGAAAGCCCGGCTCGCATCATCTTCAAAGAAATGCTGCCGAATCTGGCGGGCATCATCGCCGCCAACTTCTTCGGCACCGCTCTTTACGCCGTACTCAGTGAAGCGGCGCTGTCGTTTATCGGCATTGGGGACGTCAGTAAAGTCACCTGGGGCACCATGCTCTACTGGGCGCAGGCCAAAAACGCGCTGCTGCAGGGCGCGTGGTGGTGGGTGGCGGCTCCGGGTCTGGGCATTTCAATTCTGGGCATGGCCTTCGCCTTCCTGAATTTCGGCGTTGACGAGATCAGTAATCCCAAATCTAACCAGCTGGGCAAGGCCACCAAGGTGCTGCGCCGCAAGTCGGTGGCCAAAGTGGTGGACGCCAGCACCCTCCCGCTGCTGTCTATTCAGCACCTCGACGCCGGATACCTGACGCCCAGCGGCCCGGTGCGGGCGGTACGCGACGTGTCACTGGACGTGGCTCCCGGCGAGTTTCTGGGGCTGGCGGGCGAATCCGGCTGCGGCAAAAGTACGCTGGCCTTTGCCGCAACCAGGTTGCTCGACGCTCCTGGCGCAGTTTTTGGCGGTGAGGCACGGCTCTCAGGACAAGACCTGCTCTCGCTGACGCCCGAAGAACTGCGCCGCGTCCGTTGGAAGGAGTACAGCTTGGTGTTTCAGGCGTCCATGAACATCCTCAATCCGGTCATTAAAATTCGGGAACAGGTCTACGACGCCATGCAGGCGCACGGCGTTCACGACAAAGCCAAGCTAGAAGCCCGCGCCAGAGAACTGTTCGAGCTGGTCGGCATCCGGCCCGATTACCTCGACGCCTTTCCGCACCAACTTTCCGGCGGCATGAAACAGCGGGTCGTCATCGCCATCGCGCTGGCCTTGGAGCCCAAGCTGGTGGTCATGGACGAGCCGACCACCGCCCTCGACGTGGTGGTACAGCGCCAGATTTTGCAGGAGATCAATGAGGTGCGCCGCCGACTGGGCATCAGCATTATTTTCATCACCCATGATCTGAGCTTGTTGGTCGAGATGAGTGACCGCATCGCCATCATGTACGCGGGCGAGGTGGTGGAAGAAGCCCCAGCCCAGGAGATCTACACCGCCGCCAAGCATCCTTACACCCAGCGCTTGATGACCGCCTTTCCGCCGCTGTCAGGCCAGCGCGAGCGGCGCGGGGGCATTCCGGGCCGCCCGCCTTCGCTGGCGCAAGACACCCCCGGCTGCCCCTTTTATGAGCGCTGCACCGTGCATATTCCCGGCACTTGTGACGTAAAAAAGCCCGCCAACGTCAATCTTTCTAAAGAAGGCGAACCTGTCCACCGCGTCGCCTGCTTCCTACACTCGCCCGCCATCAAACCCGCGATGTACGATGAGGAACATGCCCTTGCCAGCGACTGA
- a CDS encoding ABC transporter permease: MNYLLRKFGILVLTLWIAATLNFILPRLVPGDPVGAMMARYQGQLSPAAADALRLAYGLNDQGNIFAQYFHYLGNLLRGDFGRSMSQFPTPVIDVVAQAAPWTIGLIGVTTVISFLLGSGLGLYSAWKRGHPLADWMPPVALFLNSVPYFWLGLVLLYLFALKSSVFPLSGNLDPFIGDAWTAKWWGSMLRHAALPAVTIIVTAAGGWLMTMRNNVMGVMGEDYLAFARAKGLSEGRIVNRYVLKNALLPSLTGFGMALGFVVGGSILVETVFSYPGLGFYLYSAVAAVDYPLMQAIFLLIAAAVLIANFIVDMLYAVLDPRVRDGQE, encoded by the coding sequence ATGAATTATCTGCTTCGCAAGTTTGGGATACTGGTACTGACGCTGTGGATTGCGGCCACGCTCAATTTCATTTTGCCGCGCCTCGTTCCCGGCGATCCGGTGGGCGCAATGATGGCCAGGTATCAGGGCCAGCTCAGCCCAGCTGCCGCCGACGCGCTGCGGCTGGCTTACGGCCTCAACGATCAGGGCAACATTTTCGCGCAGTATTTTCACTACCTCGGCAATCTGCTGCGCGGGGATTTTGGCCGCTCGATGAGCCAGTTTCCCACGCCCGTCATCGACGTGGTGGCGCAGGCCGCGCCGTGGACGATTGGATTGATCGGCGTGACCACCGTCATCTCCTTTTTGCTGGGCAGCGGGCTGGGCCTTTACAGCGCTTGGAAGCGCGGCCATCCGCTGGCCGACTGGATGCCGCCGGTGGCGCTGTTTCTCAATTCGGTGCCGTATTTCTGGTTGGGGCTGGTGCTGCTGTATCTCTTCGCCCTCAAATCGAGCGTCTTTCCGCTCAGCGGCAACTTAGATCCGTTTATCGGGGACGCTTGGACGGCCAAATGGTGGGGCTCGATGCTGCGCCACGCCGCCCTTCCCGCCGTCACCATCATCGTGACGGCGGCGGGCGGCTGGCTGATGACCATGCGCAACAACGTGATGGGCGTGATGGGCGAGGATTATCTGGCGTTTGCCCGCGCCAAGGGCCTCAGCGAAGGCCGCATCGTCAACCGTTACGTTCTCAAAAATGCCCTGCTGCCCAGCTTAACCGGCTTCGGGATGGCGCTGGGCTTCGTGGTGGGCGGCTCAATTCTGGTCGAGACGGTCTTCAGCTATCCGGGCCTGGGGTTTTACCTTTACAGCGCGGTGGCCGCCGTGGATTACCCACTGATGCAGGCCATTTTCCTGCTGATCGCGGCCGCCGTGCTGATCGCCAATTTTATCGTGGACATGCTGTATGCCGTGCTCGATCCCCGCGTCCGGGACGGCCAGGAATGA